A region from the Leptolyngbya iicbica LK genome encodes:
- a CDS encoding carbohydrate kinase family protein encodes MLNKDGLVICLGEVLIDQVVDTLGRRQNYAGGAPANVAVALARLGLPVGFVGGVGRDAEGQYLIQTLQQQAVDCGGLQHCDAPTRIVEVTCTAAGDRTFGGFIGGATTDFADTQLAAPQLPFTSLSTAACLVTGTLGLAYPTTRAAMRQAATTVQAAGGKLVIDVNWRPTFWPDVTTAMDLLRPWLCQADVIKVSADEAIALWQTADIDCLKAQFPQADWLVTDGDRGCQAVLGGYRAVVPAFAVPAVETTGAGDAFLAGMLYQLLQHDWQFESVAQLTDALIWANAMGALTTLKSGAIAALPTPVEILSFLHTHTGKVWTMGGV; translated from the coding sequence GTGCTGAATAAGGACGGTCTGGTCATTTGCCTGGGGGAAGTGCTGATCGACCAGGTGGTAGATACGTTGGGTCGTCGCCAAAACTATGCTGGTGGGGCACCCGCGAATGTTGCGGTAGCGCTGGCTCGTTTGGGTCTGCCAGTGGGTTTTGTGGGTGGCGTGGGTCGAGATGCCGAGGGACAATACTTAATTCAGACCTTGCAGCAGCAAGCGGTTGATTGTGGTGGCTTGCAACATTGCGATGCCCCGACGCGCATTGTTGAGGTGACTTGTACGGCAGCGGGCGATCGCACCTTTGGCGGGTTCATAGGGGGTGCAACCACCGATTTTGCGGACACACAACTGGCGGCTCCGCAGTTGCCATTCACTTCGCTATCCACTGCGGCCTGCTTGGTGACGGGGACTTTAGGGTTGGCGTATCCCACCACGAGAGCCGCTATGCGGCAGGCGGCAACGACAGTCCAAGCGGCTGGCGGCAAGTTAGTTATTGATGTGAATTGGCGACCGACATTTTGGCCGGATGTAACCACTGCCATGGATTTACTGAGGCCGTGGTTGTGCCAGGCTGATGTCATTAAAGTTTCGGCTGATGAGGCGATCGCCCTATGGCAAACCGCTGATATCGACTGCCTGAAGGCGCAATTTCCTCAGGCTGATTGGCTAGTGACCGATGGCGATCGCGGTTGCCAGGCTGTATTGGGTGGTTATCGAGCTGTCGTGCCTGCGTTCGCCGTGCCGGCAGTGGAAACGACGGGAGCGGGTGATGCCTTTTTGGCCGGAATGCTCTATCAACTCCTGCAGCATGATTGGCAGTTTGAGTCGGTCGCGCAGCTCACCGATGCCTTAATTTGGGCCAACGCGATGGGGGCGTTGACGACGCTGAAATCTGGCGCGATCGCCGCCCTGCCCACTCCGGTGGAAATTCTCAGCTTTTTGCACACCCACACTGGCAAAGTCTGGACGATGGGAGGGGTATGA
- a CDS encoding CYTH domain-containing protein, which produces MAQEIERKFLVTDVAWRQYAKGTLYRQGYVPTQNGTTVRARVVGDRGYLTIKGPTNGVSRQEFEYHIPLADAETMLADLCQPPLIEKWRYRINVGSHLWEIDEFLGDNAGLVMAEVELESETEIFDLPPWAGAEVSHDARYYNSNLAKTPYRSWPKEISATDVSCPE; this is translated from the coding sequence ATGGCACAAGAAATTGAGCGTAAGTTTTTGGTGACCGATGTTGCCTGGCGCCAGTACGCCAAGGGCACACTGTATCGTCAAGGCTATGTGCCCACTCAAAATGGGACGACGGTGCGGGCTCGGGTGGTGGGCGATCGCGGCTATCTCACCATTAAAGGGCCGACCAACGGAGTATCGCGCCAAGAGTTTGAGTATCACATTCCGCTAGCCGATGCCGAGACCATGCTTGCGGATCTCTGCCAGCCGCCCCTAATTGAAAAATGGCGCTATCGCATCAACGTCGGTAGCCATTTATGGGAAATTGATGAATTTTTAGGTGACAACGCCGGTCTGGTCATGGCCGAAGTCGAGCTGGAAAGTGAAACCGAAATCTTTGATTTGCCACCTTGGGCCGGAGCGGAAGTTTCTCATGACGCCCGCTATTACAATTCCAACCTGGCAAAGACCCCTTATCGCTCCTGGCCAAAGGAAATATCTGCCACCGATGTTTCTTGCCCTGAGTAA
- a CDS encoding YajQ family cyclic di-GMP-binding protein, with product MASTYSFDVVSEFDRQELVNAIDQARREITNRYDLKDSKTAIDLSENTITLETDSNMTLQSVQSILQTKAAKRNLSLKIFDFGKAESASGGRVRQVVTLKEGIDKEIAKDISKFVRDNVKKAQASIQGDAVRVSAKSKDDLQTAIQLLKSADWPVALQFTNYR from the coding sequence ATGGCCTCTACCTACTCTTTCGATGTTGTCAGCGAATTTGATCGCCAGGAACTGGTCAATGCGATCGATCAGGCGCGCCGCGAAATCACCAACCGCTATGACCTCAAAGACAGCAAAACTGCGATTGATCTGAGCGAGAACACCATCACGCTTGAAACCGATAGCAACATGACCTTGCAATCGGTGCAATCCATCTTGCAAACCAAAGCGGCTAAACGCAATTTATCGCTCAAGATTTTTGACTTTGGCAAAGCCGAATCAGCAAGCGGTGGGCGGGTGCGGCAGGTGGTGACGCTGAAGGAAGGTATCGATAAAGAAATCGCCAAAGACATTTCTAAATTTGTCCGTGACAATGTCAAAAAAGCGCAGGCCTCGATCCAAGGGGATGCGGTGCGCGTGTCGGCCAAATCCAAAGATGATCTGCAAACTGCCATTCAGCTCTTAAAGTCTGCGGACTGGCCAGTGGCGTTGCAGTTCACCAATTACCGTTGA
- a CDS encoding DUF6492 family protein codes for MSTEIFDCVIPLFKVRWNTRAVLEGLTQHYQPRTIHIITPTTEAAALRTQAASWQTAPIVVHEEELFFSPVGLSKEAICAELDLGESLYTPGWFYQQLLKLGAYEGIPDLSEWYLVWDSDLLPVATWPIFQTVDGATKHTFALLQSNQTGNAKIVDTWANWIRSVLKVEAIIDAAGTFIPHHMWMKRSHLQAMAQRVQAYYGSDEHWLKLMMRSANEFGTYGEYWIYSSWVAATAPDDLAFHPYETYGATTERFFDDGTGLFSAALMETQAAIDAPFSPSYATVSAFIQQAYGTDPLPSSLSFESSPRHLKKDEKNMHIEESRSRWNPRRVATASS; via the coding sequence ATGTCAACGGAAATCTTTGACTGTGTCATTCCGCTCTTTAAAGTGCGGTGGAACACGCGGGCGGTGCTGGAGGGATTGACCCAGCACTACCAGCCCCGCACCATCCACATCATTACGCCCACAACCGAAGCGGCAGCTCTGCGCACTCAGGCCGCAAGCTGGCAGACCGCTCCGATTGTGGTGCACGAAGAGGAGCTGTTCTTTAGTCCCGTCGGCCTTTCCAAAGAAGCCATCTGCGCGGAGTTAGATTTAGGAGAATCTTTGTACACGCCAGGTTGGTTTTACCAGCAGCTTCTAAAGCTGGGGGCTTACGAGGGCATCCCTGACCTGAGCGAATGGTACTTAGTGTGGGATAGTGATTTGCTGCCAGTGGCTACCTGGCCAATTTTCCAAACAGTGGATGGGGCAACCAAACATACCTTTGCTCTGTTGCAAAGTAACCAAACGGGGAATGCCAAAATCGTGGATACCTGGGCCAATTGGATTCGCTCCGTCCTCAAGGTCGAGGCGATTATCGATGCAGCGGGAACATTTATTCCCCATCACATGTGGATGAAGCGATCGCACTTGCAGGCGATGGCCCAGCGGGTGCAAGCCTACTACGGTTCTGACGAACATTGGCTGAAGTTGATGATGCGATCGGCTAATGAGTTCGGCACCTACGGCGAATATTGGATCTATTCGTCCTGGGTAGCCGCGACGGCTCCTGATGATCTGGCATTCCACCCCTATGAAACCTATGGCGCAACCACAGAACGGTTCTTTGACGATGGCACCGGACTGTTTTCTGCGGCTTTAATGGAAACGCAAGCCGCGATCGACGCTCCGTTTTCACCGAGTTATGCCACCGTGTCGGCCTTTATTCAGCAAGCCTATGGCACTGATCCGTTGCCGTCTTCGCTGTCCTTTGAGAGCAGCCCTCGCCACCTCAAAAAAGATGAGAAGAACATGCATATTGAAGAGTCGCGATCGCGCTGGAATCCTCGCCGGGTAGCCACAGCGAGTTCTTAA
- a CDS encoding sedoheptulose 7-phosphate cyclase, whose protein sequence is MTSTTSAVKTFIAAYDGQSLLGQDLEKATDQLFASLPFRDLLLALINAPAFAPELGQEFAMAGAITGLSACRRLRSCLNGSLSHFFGLMSELLGAFDMSSGVLWTEMATQIRRSSLGQEKLLQVLVHGSAGEFYRQLAEHLVEADPHAIYPTSSYRQSQGFVVSTDDDQTVEAVMTSSTFTSIRVLENVLDPQQTILRDMYISAGRCVALLDQNVERFYGEQIEHYFTHHDIQLDKLVYRAMEVDKGIHTVERMLGDFKRLGVSRNEPVLIVGGGVLTDTGGLACALYHRNTPYVMLSTSIVAGIDAGPSPRTCCDGFGYKNLFGAYHAPVLSITDRAFFKTLKEGWLRHGIAEIIKMATVKDAELFAYLEQAGPELIATRFGTLDCPADAPICELSQKILGAAMRSYVEAEYDNLYETHQCRPHAYGHTWSPGFEIAAGLLHGHAVAIGMGFGAYLSYRHEWISKADFHRILNLINSFGLSLWSDVLLDRDLMWEAQEKMVQKRGNNLVAPLPKGTIGQCGYLNAMTQDELIIAVSEYQAICAEYPRGGVGIDPLCSDVGLEDPSTVAHHTPAAAEILSSVQEAIA, encoded by the coding sequence ATGACTTCGACTACTTCAGCAGTGAAGACCTTTATCGCAGCGTACGACGGTCAATCCTTACTCGGTCAAGACCTGGAAAAGGCGACCGATCAGCTTTTTGCGAGTTTGCCATTTCGTGATTTGCTACTGGCTTTGATTAATGCGCCCGCCTTTGCACCAGAACTCGGACAAGAATTTGCCATGGCCGGGGCCATCACAGGGCTATCGGCTTGTCGGCGCTTGCGCAGCTGTTTGAATGGCTCTCTCAGTCACTTTTTTGGCCTCATGTCCGAACTCTTAGGCGCATTTGACATGTCGTCTGGGGTCTTATGGACTGAGATGGCAACGCAAATTCGTCGGTCCTCGCTCGGGCAAGAAAAGCTTCTGCAAGTGCTGGTTCATGGTTCTGCTGGGGAGTTTTACCGGCAACTGGCCGAGCATCTGGTGGAAGCAGATCCCCACGCCATTTATCCCACCTCTAGCTATCGTCAGAGTCAGGGCTTTGTGGTCAGCACCGATGACGATCAGACGGTCGAAGCGGTCATGACTTCCAGCACCTTTACCTCTATTCGCGTGTTGGAAAATGTGCTTGATCCGCAGCAAACTATTCTGCGCGACATGTACATCTCGGCGGGTCGCTGTGTCGCGCTGCTGGATCAAAACGTTGAGCGCTTTTATGGCGAACAGATTGAGCATTACTTTACCCATCACGATATTCAGTTGGACAAACTGGTGTATCGGGCGATGGAAGTCGATAAGGGCATTCACACCGTAGAGCGAATGCTGGGCGACTTTAAGCGCTTGGGCGTTTCGCGAAATGAGCCCGTGCTCATTGTCGGGGGTGGCGTTCTGACGGATACGGGCGGTTTAGCCTGCGCTTTGTATCACCGCAATACGCCCTACGTCATGCTATCCACTTCCATTGTGGCGGGCATTGATGCTGGCCCCTCGCCCCGCACCTGCTGCGACGGTTTTGGCTATAAAAATTTGTTTGGGGCTTACCACGCCCCGGTGCTGTCGATTACCGATCGCGCTTTTTTCAAGACTTTAAAGGAAGGGTGGTTGCGTCACGGCATTGCGGAAATCATCAAAATGGCGACGGTCAAGGATGCCGAGCTGTTTGCGTATTTAGAGCAGGCGGGACCTGAGCTCATCGCCACTCGCTTTGGCACGTTGGACTGTCCAGCCGATGCGCCCATTTGCGAACTGTCGCAGAAAATCCTCGGCGCAGCGATGCGCAGCTATGTCGAGGCGGAATACGACAATCTGTACGAAACCCATCAGTGCCGCCCCCACGCCTACGGTCATACCTGGTCGCCTGGGTTTGAAATTGCGGCGGGTTTGCTGCATGGTCACGCGGTCGCGATCGGCATGGGTTTTGGCGCTTACCTGAGCTATCGCCATGAGTGGATTAGTAAAGCCGATTTCCATCGCATTTTGAATTTGATTAACTCCTTTGGGCTCAGCCTGTGGAGTGATGTGCTGCTCGATCGCGACCTCATGTGGGAAGCCCAAGAAAAAATGGTGCAAAAGCGCGGAAATAATTTGGTGGCTCCGCTGCCAAAGGGCACGATTGGTCAGTGTGGCTACCTCAACGCCATGACCCAAGATGAGTTGATTATTGCCGTGTCGGAATATCAAGCCATCTGTGCGGAGTATCCCCGGGGTGGAGTGGGCATCGATCCGCTCTGTAGTGATGTGGGGCTGGAAGATCCTTCTACGGTGGCACATCACACTCCCGCGGCTGCCGAGATATTGTCGTCAGTGCAGGAGGCGATCGCGTAA